In one Natronosalvus amylolyticus genomic region, the following are encoded:
- a CDS encoding phosphoribosyltransferase, with translation MSELPDDFNCTITNWEYIYSLCRDVSDDVRSDEFEPDVIVALARGGWFAGRCICDFLGLDDLTSLKMEHYVGTAEKSGEPTIRYPMPEGSVEGKDVLIIDDIADTGGSIKRAQEYVEQRNAGTVRTATLQLLQTSEFEPDYVGEQLEEWAWVVYPWNFIEDMIDLISGVMETADEDSFAKADIRHYLNEYHDVDRIEMEIAQPNRLTEVLTEMERRDVVEMTAPGEWALQE, from the coding sequence ATGTCCGAGTTGCCGGACGATTTCAACTGCACGATCACGAACTGGGAGTACATCTACAGCCTGTGCCGGGACGTCAGCGACGACGTCCGGAGCGACGAGTTCGAACCCGACGTCATCGTCGCACTCGCTCGAGGTGGCTGGTTCGCGGGCCGATGTATCTGTGACTTCCTCGGACTCGACGACCTGACGAGTCTGAAGATGGAACACTACGTCGGTACTGCCGAGAAATCGGGCGAGCCAACCATCAGGTACCCGATGCCCGAAGGTAGCGTCGAGGGCAAAGACGTCCTGATCATCGACGATATCGCCGACACTGGCGGCTCGATCAAACGCGCACAGGAGTACGTCGAACAGCGCAATGCCGGTACCGTTCGAACCGCGACCCTTCAGTTACTCCAGACCAGCGAGTTCGAACCCGATTACGTCGGCGAACAGCTCGAGGAGTGGGCCTGGGTCGTCTATCCCTGGAACTTCATCGAGGATATGATCGACCTCATTTCAGGCGTGATGGAGACGGCGGACGAGGATTCGTTCGCCAAAGCCGATATCCGACACTATCTGAACGAGTATCACGACGTCGACCGCATCGAGATGGAAATCGCCCAGCCAAACCGGCTGACCGAGGTGCTGACCGAGATGGAACGCCGAGACGTCGTCGAGATGACCGCACCCGGCGAGTGGGCGCTACAGGAGTGA